A region from the Eleginops maclovinus isolate JMC-PN-2008 ecotype Puerto Natales chromosome 17, JC_Emac_rtc_rv5, whole genome shotgun sequence genome encodes:
- the dclre1c gene encoding protein artemis isoform X2 gives MSSFAGRMKEYPTISLDRFDRENLHARAYFLSHCHKDHMKGLKGPILRRKLQFSRTVRLYCSFVTKELLLNNPKYAFWEEYIVALELESPTQISLVDEASGEKEEIVVTLLPAGHCPGSVMFLFEGSQGNVLYTGDFRFAAGDVSRMEHLHSGSRVKDIQTIYLDSTFYDPRFYQIPTREFCLDGISELVRNWISQSAYHVVWLNCKAAYGYEYLFTNLGEEFNTQIHVKSLEMFKKMPEILSYVTTDRRTQIHACRHPKAEEFFQGSRLPCGCTASDGTPLRIISIKPSTMWFGERTRKTNVIIKTGASSFRACFSFHSSYLELKDFLSYLQPFNIYPSVIPLGRTLTEVTQMLMLMCRNQTDQAATVYKPLGALKRCIVKQPTYDSDSDEKLFDGLDIAPVRKKMALNQEIKNVKALQETAPPVPVEESFPLTVTDTQSVSRNYADCTESNDEEEEEEEEEEDKKLSQDEVEMMIKEAENIEVAGSSNPPKWEDFFTTETLPDSQNSLSSQLQSCCSVPSPSPSKMTGSQTPDLFSEEEETPDNDENFSLTLSASLSNHSSQNQDSYFPDTLILHPGQHGDSRINTQEKESNEELSASQASSDFDIPCTPESKMPHPDELSQLYRKLASGEEVVIRKGSQGSM, from the exons ATGAGTTCATTTGCGGGTCGAATGAAAGAGTATCCTACCATTTCTTTGGACCGATTCGACCGGGAGAACCTACATGCCCGGGCATATTTCCTCTCCCACTGCCACAAAG ATCATATGAAAGGACTAAAAGGACCAATACTGAGGAGAAAACTGCAGTTCAG TCGTACAGTTAGGCTTTACTGCTCCTTCGTGACCAAAGAGCTTCTGCTGAACAATCCCAAGTACGCTTTTTGGGAGGAATACATT GTTGCATTAGAGCTAGAGAGCCCAACTCAGATTTCTCTGGTTGATGAGGCATCTGGAGAG AAAGAAGAGATTGTGGTCACCTTGCTCCCTGCAGGACACTGTCCCGGCTCTGTTAT gTTCCTGTTTGAGGGATCTCAGGGAAACGTGTTGTATACAGGAGACTTCAGGTTTGCAGCTGGAGATGTGTCAAGAATGGAACATCTGCACTCTGGCAGCAG agTGAAGGATATTCAGACCATTTATCTGGACTCCACTTTCTATGACCCACGATTTTACCAGATTCCCACTCGG GAGTTCTGTCTGGACGGTATCTCAGAGCTTGTTAGAAACTGGATCAGTCAGAGCGCTTACCATGTTGTGTGGCTCAATTGTAAAGCTGCGTATGGATATGAATACCTTTTTACCAACCTGGGAGAGGAGTTCAACACACAG ATCCATGTCAAAAGTTTAGAGATGTTCAAGAAGATGCCGGAAATCCTGAGCTACGTGACCACTGACCGCAGGACGCAGATCCATGCCTGTCGACACCCTAAG gctgaGGAGTTTTTCCAGGGCAGCCGGCTGCCGTGTGGCTGCACAGCATCTGACGGGACCCCTCTTCGCATTATCAGCATCAAACCATCCACCATGTGGTTCGGAGAGAGGACGAGGAAAACCAACGTTATCATAAA AACAGGAGCAAGTTCCTTCCGAGCGTGCTTCAGTTTCCATTCCTCCTACTTAGAG CTGAAAGATTTCCTGTCCTACCTCCAGCCTTTCAACATCTACCCCAGTGTCATCCCTCTTGGTCGCACACTCACTGAGGTTACACAGAT GTTGATGCTGATGTGCAGGAACCAGACGGATCAAGCAGCAACAGTATACAAACCTCTGGGAGCCCTCAAACGTTGCATTGTGAAGCAACCTACATAtg ATTCTGACAGCGATGAGAAGCTGTTTGACGGCCTGGATATCGCACCAGTAAGGAAGAAGATGGCACTGaaccaagaaataaaaaatg TGAAAGCTCTTCAGGAAACGGCACCCCCTGTGCCTGTAGAGGAGTCTTTTCCTTTGACAGTCACAGACACGCAGTCGGTTTCACGCAACTACGCAGACTGCACAGAGTCcaatgatgaagaggaagaggaggaggaggaagaggaggataaaAAACTGTCTCAGGATGAGGTGGAAATGATGATAAAGGAAGCGGAGAACATTGAGGTTGCAGGCTCCTCAAATCCTCCGAAATGGGAGGATTTCTTCACCACGGAGACGCTTCCTGACAGCCAGAACAGCCTCAGCAGCCAATTACAATCCTGCTGCTCTGTCCCCAGCCCCTCCCCTTCCAAAATGACGGGCTCACAGACCCCAGATCTGttcagtgaggaagaggaaacccCGGATAATGACGAAAACTTCAGTCTGACCCTCTCCGCCTCGCTGTCAAACCATTCCTCCCAGAACCAGGACTCGTATTTCCCCGACACACTGATCCTCCATCCTGGGCAACACGGAGACTCCAGGATAAATACTCAGGAGAAGGAGAGCAACGAGGAGCTCTCAGCGTCTCAGGCGTCGTCGGACTTCGATATTCCCTGCACGCCTGAGTCAAAAATGCCTCATCCTGATGAACTGTCGCAGCTGTACAGGAAGCTGGCATCAGGAGAGGAAGTGGTCATCAGAAAGGGAAGTCAGGGCTCCATGTGA
- the cd9b gene encoding CD9 molecule b isoform X2, which produces MGALQCIKYLVFVFNFLFWLAGTGVLAVGLWLRFDTRTAGLFEGEDAPTVFFTGVYILIAAGALMMVVGFLGCCGAMKESPCMLGLFFLFLLIIFAVEVAAGIWGLSNKDRVVEDVTEFYKQTYNNYKDTKQEALKETLRLIHFGLDCCGPTGTVIDAAKDICPKKEGLEVLITTSCPTAIDDMFNTKLHIIGGVGIGIGIIMIFGMIFSMMLCCAIKKSRDFV; this is translated from the exons ATGGGGGCActgcagtgtatcaaatacttggTGTTTGTGTTCAACTTTCTCTTCTGG CTGGCAGGTACCGGGGTGCTGGCAGTGGGCCTCTGGCTGCGTTTTGACACCAGGACAGCGGGACTGTTTGAAGGAGAGGATGCGCCAACAGTCTTCTTCACTG GTGTGTACATCCTGATTGCGGCAGGGGCTCTGATGATGGTAGTGGGCTTCCTGGGATGCTGCGGAGCCATGAAGGAGTCGCCATGCATGCTGGGATTG ttcttcctcttcctgctcatcATCTTCGCTGTGGAGGTGGCCGCTGGGATCTGGGGTCTCTCCAACAAGGAcagg gtggTGGAGGATGTTACAGAGTTTTATAAGCAGACCTACaacaactacaaagacacaaaacaggAAGCACTGAAGGAGACACTGCGTCTCATCCACTTCGGA CTGGACTGCTGCGGGCCCACAGGGACGGTCATCGATGCCGCTAAAGATATCTGCCCCAAGAAGGAAGGACTGGAGGTGCTCATCACCACG AGTTGTCCGACTGCCATCGACGACATGTTCAACACCAAACTTCACATTATCGGCGGGGTTGGCATTGGTATCGGGATCATCATG ATCTTTGGGATGATCTTCAGCATGATGCTCTGCTGTGCCATTAAGAAGTCCCGGGACTTTGTCTGA
- the cd9b gene encoding CD9 molecule b isoform X1, protein MSALSSWELCVKYALFIFNFVFWLAGTGVLAVGLWLRFDTRTAGLFEGEDAPTVFFTGVYILIAAGALMMVVGFLGCCGAMKESPCMLGLFFLFLLIIFAVEVAAGIWGLSNKDRVVEDVTEFYKQTYNNYKDTKQEALKETLRLIHFGLDCCGPTGTVIDAAKDICPKKEGLEVLITTSCPTAIDDMFNTKLHIIGGVGIGIGIIMIFGMIFSMMLCCAIKKSRDFV, encoded by the exons ATGTCGGCTCTAAGCAGCTGGGAGCTTTGCGTAAAGTACGCCCTGTTCATCTTTAATTTCGTCTTCTGG CTGGCAGGTACCGGGGTGCTGGCAGTGGGCCTCTGGCTGCGTTTTGACACCAGGACAGCGGGACTGTTTGAAGGAGAGGATGCGCCAACAGTCTTCTTCACTG GTGTGTACATCCTGATTGCGGCAGGGGCTCTGATGATGGTAGTGGGCTTCCTGGGATGCTGCGGAGCCATGAAGGAGTCGCCATGCATGCTGGGATTG ttcttcctcttcctgctcatcATCTTCGCTGTGGAGGTGGCCGCTGGGATCTGGGGTCTCTCCAACAAGGAcagg gtggTGGAGGATGTTACAGAGTTTTATAAGCAGACCTACaacaactacaaagacacaaaacaggAAGCACTGAAGGAGACACTGCGTCTCATCCACTTCGGA CTGGACTGCTGCGGGCCCACAGGGACGGTCATCGATGCCGCTAAAGATATCTGCCCCAAGAAGGAAGGACTGGAGGTGCTCATCACCACG AGTTGTCCGACTGCCATCGACGACATGTTCAACACCAAACTTCACATTATCGGCGGGGTTGGCATTGGTATCGGGATCATCATG ATCTTTGGGATGATCTTCAGCATGATGCTCTGCTGTGCCATTAAGAAGTCCCGGGACTTTGTCTGA
- the tmem243b gene encoding transmembrane protein 243b: MDDFSTRTYGTSGQDNRPLFGETSARDRIINLAVGGFTSLVVLVTIVSSFVFPSLPPRPLNVFFAVCILLACGSNIVLIYWYRQGDLEPKFRNLIYYMLVSILLLCLCANLYFHDVR; encoded by the exons ATGGATGACTTCAGCACCAGGACGTACGGCACCAGCGGCCAGGACAACAGGCCTCTGTTCGGGGAGACCTCGGCACGG GATCGAATCATCAACCTGGCAGTGGGGGGGTTCACGTCACTGGTTGTTTTa GTGACTATTGTCAGTTCTTTTGTGTTCCCCTCGTTGCCTCCGCGACCGCTTAATGTCTTCTTTGCCGTGTGCATCCTATTAGCATGCGGATCCAATATAGTGCTG ATATACTGGTACCGGCAGGGCGATCTGGAGCCTAAATTCAGGAATCTGATCTACTACATGCTGGTGTCcatcctgctgctgtgtctATGTGCCAACCTCTACTTCCACGATGTCAGgtaa
- the dclre1c gene encoding protein artemis isoform X1: MTVKYALSAGNNIAFISLNTIKTLRHKHEFICGSNERVSYHFFGPIRPGEPTCPGIFPLPLPQSRTVRLYCSFVTKELLLNNPKYAFWEEYIVALELESPTQISLVDEASGEKEEIVVTLLPAGHCPGSVMFLFEGSQGNVLYTGDFRFAAGDVSRMEHLHSGSRVKDIQTIYLDSTFYDPRFYQIPTREFCLDGISELVRNWISQSAYHVVWLNCKAAYGYEYLFTNLGEEFNTQIHVKSLEMFKKMPEILSYVTTDRRTQIHACRHPKAEEFFQGSRLPCGCTASDGTPLRIISIKPSTMWFGERTRKTNVIIKTGASSFRACFSFHSSYLELKDFLSYLQPFNIYPSVIPLGRTLTEVTQMLMLMCRNQTDQAATVYKPLGALKRCIVKQPTYDSDSDEKLFDGLDIAPVRKKMALNQEIKNVKALQETAPPVPVEESFPLTVTDTQSVSRNYADCTESNDEEEEEEEEEEDKKLSQDEVEMMIKEAENIEVAGSSNPPKWEDFFTTETLPDSQNSLSSQLQSCCSVPSPSPSKMTGSQTPDLFSEEEETPDNDENFSLTLSASLSNHSSQNQDSYFPDTLILHPGQHGDSRINTQEKESNEELSASQASSDFDIPCTPESKMPHPDELSQLYRKLASGEEVVIRKGSQGSM; encoded by the exons ATGACAGTAAAATATGCTCTCTCCGCTGGGAATAACATTGCATTCATTTCGCTAAATACCATTAAAACACTTAGGCATAAACATGAGTTCATTTGCGGGTCGAATGAAAGAGTATCCTACCATTTCTTTGGACCGATTCGACCGGGAGAACCTACATGCCCGGGCATATTTCCTCTCCCACTGCCACAAAG TCGTACAGTTAGGCTTTACTGCTCCTTCGTGACCAAAGAGCTTCTGCTGAACAATCCCAAGTACGCTTTTTGGGAGGAATACATT GTTGCATTAGAGCTAGAGAGCCCAACTCAGATTTCTCTGGTTGATGAGGCATCTGGAGAG AAAGAAGAGATTGTGGTCACCTTGCTCCCTGCAGGACACTGTCCCGGCTCTGTTAT gTTCCTGTTTGAGGGATCTCAGGGAAACGTGTTGTATACAGGAGACTTCAGGTTTGCAGCTGGAGATGTGTCAAGAATGGAACATCTGCACTCTGGCAGCAG agTGAAGGATATTCAGACCATTTATCTGGACTCCACTTTCTATGACCCACGATTTTACCAGATTCCCACTCGG GAGTTCTGTCTGGACGGTATCTCAGAGCTTGTTAGAAACTGGATCAGTCAGAGCGCTTACCATGTTGTGTGGCTCAATTGTAAAGCTGCGTATGGATATGAATACCTTTTTACCAACCTGGGAGAGGAGTTCAACACACAG ATCCATGTCAAAAGTTTAGAGATGTTCAAGAAGATGCCGGAAATCCTGAGCTACGTGACCACTGACCGCAGGACGCAGATCCATGCCTGTCGACACCCTAAG gctgaGGAGTTTTTCCAGGGCAGCCGGCTGCCGTGTGGCTGCACAGCATCTGACGGGACCCCTCTTCGCATTATCAGCATCAAACCATCCACCATGTGGTTCGGAGAGAGGACGAGGAAAACCAACGTTATCATAAA AACAGGAGCAAGTTCCTTCCGAGCGTGCTTCAGTTTCCATTCCTCCTACTTAGAG CTGAAAGATTTCCTGTCCTACCTCCAGCCTTTCAACATCTACCCCAGTGTCATCCCTCTTGGTCGCACACTCACTGAGGTTACACAGAT GTTGATGCTGATGTGCAGGAACCAGACGGATCAAGCAGCAACAGTATACAAACCTCTGGGAGCCCTCAAACGTTGCATTGTGAAGCAACCTACATAtg ATTCTGACAGCGATGAGAAGCTGTTTGACGGCCTGGATATCGCACCAGTAAGGAAGAAGATGGCACTGaaccaagaaataaaaaatg TGAAAGCTCTTCAGGAAACGGCACCCCCTGTGCCTGTAGAGGAGTCTTTTCCTTTGACAGTCACAGACACGCAGTCGGTTTCACGCAACTACGCAGACTGCACAGAGTCcaatgatgaagaggaagaggaggaggaggaagaggaggataaaAAACTGTCTCAGGATGAGGTGGAAATGATGATAAAGGAAGCGGAGAACATTGAGGTTGCAGGCTCCTCAAATCCTCCGAAATGGGAGGATTTCTTCACCACGGAGACGCTTCCTGACAGCCAGAACAGCCTCAGCAGCCAATTACAATCCTGCTGCTCTGTCCCCAGCCCCTCCCCTTCCAAAATGACGGGCTCACAGACCCCAGATCTGttcagtgaggaagaggaaacccCGGATAATGACGAAAACTTCAGTCTGACCCTCTCCGCCTCGCTGTCAAACCATTCCTCCCAGAACCAGGACTCGTATTTCCCCGACACACTGATCCTCCATCCTGGGCAACACGGAGACTCCAGGATAAATACTCAGGAGAAGGAGAGCAACGAGGAGCTCTCAGCGTCTCAGGCGTCGTCGGACTTCGATATTCCCTGCACGCCTGAGTCAAAAATGCCTCATCCTGATGAACTGTCGCAGCTGTACAGGAAGCTGGCATCAGGAGAGGAAGTGGTCATCAGAAAGGGAAGTCAGGGCTCCATGTGA
- the meig1 gene encoding meiosis expressed gene 1 protein homolog — translation MSFTTDNNSKPKSMSRAKGWTSEVENLFRFQQAGYRDELEYLQVKQGTLVDRWPESGFVKKLQRRDNTFYYYSKKRECEDRDVNKVKVYAY, via the exons ATGTCCTTTACTACTGATAACAACTCCAAACCAAAGTCCATGAGCCGAGCCAAAGGATGGACCTCAGAGGTAGAAAACCTTTTCAGATTCCAGCAGGCAGGCTACAGAGATGAACTGGAGTACCTGCAAGTCAAACAAGGGACCTTG GTTGACAGGTGGCCAGAGTCCGGCTTCGTGAAGAAGCTCCAACGTCgagacaacacattttattactaCAGCAAGAAAAGGGAATGTGAGGACCGTGATGTCAACAAAGTCAAAGTTTATGCATATTAA